CCCCTATTCAGCCaggggttcccaaatgggtgggagttaagaaatatatataattttaaaaaattggctaaACATTGATCAGGAGATATGGCCATATATTTTCATGTTAACTCCCtgccaaaatgggggaggggtcttTTGCAGGAGGCAGGGGCTTTGGGGAAGCGCCCCTCCTACCATGCAAGCCCTTCGTGCTTCTCTCCCTGCTCTTCTGCAGCTCTTCAACACGGCCACCAAGTACCACTTCCTCCACAGCCTGGCGCTCCTGGCCGTCCCACACTGCCGGTACCCCATGGTGGTGAGTTGGCAAGGCCTCGATGAGGGGAGAGGGGCCCTTAGCAGGGGGCACCAGGGTCCCTGTTAGGACTGAAGAGGACACGGACTGGACCCAACCAAGGGGCCCTCTTGCCTGCATCCTGACTGGAAGGCAGCCGGTCAGATGCCCTCATAGCCAGCTTGGGGGCTATGAAATAATTggcttgcaagccctgtggccTTGGGCTGCAGGCGGTCAGGAGAACCCCCTGGCTGCTCCTTCCAAGCCTCTGCTTGAGGCCGCCACCCCTTTCCCTTACCCCTGTGGGCACTAACTGCAGCCGCCAGCAAACCTGAGGAGacctgtggctggacagacacGCGCTGGCTGTCCAGAGGGAAAATTGCATGGGAGCCATCGGTCACTTTCCCAAAATTCTAAGCTGATTGTGCTTTAGTGTCGGTGGGCTTTCTGACTCTTTGGGCAGACCGGCCTGAGAGCGCCAAGGCCGAGGGGTGTGGCAGCCTCTGCTAGCAAGCCAGGTATCCGGAGGGCCAGCCTGCTCTctgtcttgcccccccccttgaccctgggCGAGACTCACTTGGGATCCATGGTCACTCTCTGCCACCCGGGGTCCAGTCGCAGTGGCCGTTCTTCCATCAGAGGAAGTCAGGCGGAGGGGACAGCTCTGAAGGAGTtctttttgtctctctctctctctcaggcagggACCATCCTCTCCACGGGGATGGGGATGTTTTGCGGGGCCTTCTACTACCAGGCTCTGATGGAAGACCCCACTTTCCTCCAAGTGGCCCCCTTCGGCGGAAGCCTCCTTATCCTCGGCTGGATCACGATGgctctctgacccccccccccccgcacacaccatGAAGGGGGTAGATGTGCTTTGCCCAAGGCCAAGGGAGGTCCCCAGGCTGTGGCTGGGCAGCAAACGGAGGCctgtatttggggggggaggggggagtaattccactccctctcagtggaggaggggaggggccctatgGAAGCTGCCAGCCCTGCTTTTTGTAGCTTGCATTTGGAAGACTCCTCTCCGTGGGTGTGGaattagttatttttttaaatcaaaatataattggTGTTGCAGTGAGAGATGATGGGCAGGGGAGAATCATGTTGAACCGTGTCTGTATTGACCAAGCAAGCGGTGTTGACCAATGGCTGGACCAGCACTTGAAACTGTCTTAATAAATGAATGTGATCCGGTTGCCTTCTGCTGTCTGGCTTTACTCATGAGGAAGACCATCCCTTAGACTGCCCCCTGCAGTTCTCAAAGGGGGGTTTGTGTCTGGCTAGGACTGAGTGATCTGAACTCCTGAATGTCTAGAGGGGGAGAATTTGCCTAATAAACGGGGGATATTCTTGTACGTGATTTTGTGGATTAGAACCCCCTTGATCAGGTGCAGCATGGCAGATCCTCACCAGACAGACATTTATGGTTCGGATGTGGCATAAGCAGCAGGCGCAGGCTACGAAATGCAGAATGTAATTATGCAAAATTCAAATTTAATTAAGAAGAACGCGACACCATTAAGAGTAATTGATGATAACTGAGGAACAAAATGCACCCCCATCTTGCTCAGCTGGTTATCACCTATTTGGTGATTGAAGGGAGCCTCCACAATCCGAGGCAGTCTATCTCTGAAGAATAccagtgccaagaggcaacatcaggggaaggccttggcagcTTTCCAGTTGGCACCTCCGTGACCCAGTAGCAGGCCGTCCATCCCCACCAGGCCCCCTTGGGAGCCCCCTTTTTGCCCGTGTTTGCTCCTTGGGGGCTCCGGCTCCTTTGCCCCAGCTAACTGTTCCTCCGCAGAGactgctccttccttcctgctcctgTGGGTATTCTGCACGCCTCctaatggcctgtgtggcctggCCCCCGCACTTCCTCCTCCTCGGATCACGCCCAAGTTAGATTAGCGTGACTTTGGAAACTGGCCAGAAACTTCTGCTGATCCAAACGGAGGCATCAATTCCCAGCAGGAGGATCCAGGGATTGTGTCACCCCTGCGCTGAAAGGgcagctctgcctgcctgcctgcctgggtctGGGCACTGCGCCAGCTCCACTGGGTGGGACTGCAGCCTAACCTGGAAGGCACAGAGCCTCTGTTGGCAcccagaaggtcccgggttcaatggTGAGGGGAAAGggtctttctctgcctgagaccctggagagcagcacGCAGTCAGAGGTCAGCATGTGGGAACTGCTTGACCAAGGTCTGAGGCAGCTCCCTGTGCAGTGCCACTGAGGGGGCAGaagccagcagccccccccccaaccggctTAAGGCTGGGTTAAGCCAGAGTGTCTTGGCTCTCCCACTGGCAGGCagcagccacccctcccccctccccctggccaagTCAAGTCCTtctgcccggggagggggggggaatgccttcTGCTGCGGCCCTGGCCCATCCTGGCTGCCAAGAAGCCTAAAATAAACCCAGCTGGCAGGAGCCCAGGGGGTCCTTCCAGGCCAGCAGTgggagaagggcagggcagggtggcagtccctcccccacccaaagaaGGCTCCCAGGAGCTCTCGGGCCCGATCCTTCccttgccctttctccaagggagcctccccccccccgtacagCCGGGAGCCCTAAAGAGGCAGTGGTCCTGGGCTTGAAGGGGAGGGCTCTTTGCAAGGGTGACTGGCCTCCAGGTGCagccgggagatctcccggaatcctAGCAACTCTCCAAAGCAGGGCTCAATGCCCCCCGAGGCCACGGCTCCTTGGGCGGATGAACTCGACGACAACCGTTGCCCGAAGGCCAGGCGCGCCGCCACCGTGTCGGCTGGGCCGGGCATCGCGCCGGTGGATCCGCCCTCTCGGTCGCGCCCCTCCCGCCCTGCAGCGCCCAAGCCCGTCGGGCCGCCTTCTCCACCTCGCCCGGCGCCCCCGGCCCCGACGGCGCCTCCCGCCCGCCTCGGCTCGTCTCGGCCCAGCCCAGCGCAGCCCGGCGGGGCGGAGAGGCGAGGCGGGGGCCGGGCCGGCTGCGTCTTCTCCGCCCTCCGCCAGTGCAGCTGCCGGCAGCCAAGGTAAGTGGGcggcggggaggcggcggcgaGCCCCCGAGGAACGGATCCGCCCAGCCGGTTGCTgacccgggagggagggagggacggggggtCCCGGCCCTGGGGGGCGCGGCCGGCGGAGCCGCTCCTTTCCCCGCCCTCGGAGACAAAGGCGGGAGGGGCCGGCCGGGGACCCCGTCGCCCCCTCCAGCGCCACGGGCAGGGGAGGGCAGGCGGGCCCGGGCGGCGCGGCTCTGGTCCCCGAGGCGCTTGCAGGCTCCGCGGTGAAGCCCCTGCTCTGTCGCCCGCCCGCCCCGTCTCCTCCCTGCGCTGGTGGCCCGGGGAGAGGCGGCCGCGGAGGCTGAGAGccgcctccccttcccagacaAAGGCCAGCCCCCGCCCCAAATAgcccggagggggagggagggagggagggggagggggagggggagggaggcgccgaCCAGGGCCGGGCCGAGGCGCGAGGCAAGCGGAGCCGGAGCGCCGGAATTCCCCCCGGGCCACCGGCGAGGACGGGGTGGGCTGCGGGGAGCCTCGGGCGGGGGCGCCCCTCGCGGTGTGCGGCGGGTCTGCGcggcgggcgggagggggggcggcgtTCCTGGCCGGGCTCCTTCGGGGCGGGCTCTGGGATGCGCGCTGCCTTTGGGGCGCCGTCCCTGGGCCCGAGTgccggagccccctcccctccccccccctcccccccctcccctccggtcGGCCTGAAGTGGGCTTCCTGCGTTGCGGGCCCCGGGCGTCGCGTCTCCGCTGCAGGCGCTGCTGGGGTGCAAACGTGGCCGGTTTCGGGCcgggcctcctcctcccccgcagGGGCTCTCGTGCCTCCCAGGGCTGCGCAGCACTCGGGGCGCAGCTTCCCCTGTGGGATTCCCGCCTGCTAAAAGTCACCGAGCCCTGCTAGAAACACCCCAAGACGCACCTTGGGCGacacggggggcccgggaggagGAGCTTGGGGagtccctgcccccttcctcgGAGCCCCTCTCCCGACAGCCCCTCCCGGCCACCGACGCGATGCCTACCTCGAAGATGCGCCCGGACTCGGCTCTTCCCGGCcgccagaagggggggggggcgccctgcGTGCTTCCGGCTGCTGCCTCCCTGGGGCTGCCTCAGCCTGCCTGGGGAAGAAGGCGTAGCGGTGGGAGAGGCCGGGCTGGTTGCCCCAAAGCCACAGGGGTGGCCACAGGAAGGCCGGGCGAGGGCCTGAGACCTTCCTGGCAGGTCGGGCTCCTACATGCAAAGGTGACCTCTGGGAGCCTCATGCGGAGAGTTAGACATTCGTGGCTTCCAGGCTTCCCAAGTGCCCGTAGGCGCCCTGCTGGGGTGCTGGGAAGGATgattccccccagccccccccacaCATGGACCTGCCTCCTTTGG
The Paroedura picta isolate Pp20150507F chromosome 16, Ppicta_v3.0, whole genome shotgun sequence genome window above contains:
- the TMEM256 gene encoding transmembrane protein 256, whose product is MALAKARLFQRLGALSGAAAVGASAYGAHGFLHHDPSDYQKELFNTATKYHFLHSLALLAVPHCRYPMVAGTILSTGMGMFCGAFYYQALMEDPTFLQVAPFGGSLLILGWITMAL